A region of the bacterium genome:
CCCCACGCTCCCACCACCCGTGCCCGTGGTCGTGGACGGAAAGACCACGGCCTACCTGGTGCTCGATTTGACGTCGATCATTTGCGCCCCACAGCCTGCCTGTCAGGCCACCCTCCCGGCGGCGGCTTCGCTGCTCGCGAAGGCGCGTCAAGCCAACGCGCCCGTCATCTACTCCGAGACCCCAACGCCTGGATCGACCATCCTGGCCGAGGTGGCGCCACGGCCGGCCGAGCCGAAGGTCACCGGGCGCGCCGATAAGTTTTACGGGACGCCGCTCGACGATATCCTCAAGTCGAAAGGCATCAAGATCCTCATCATCGTCGGGAGCGCCGCGAACGGCGCGGTGCTCTACACCGCATTCGGCGGCAACGTGCGCGGCTACACGGTCGTGGTGGCGACGGACGGTATCTCCGCCGCCCCGTTTCCCATGCTCCTTGCGCAGTACCAGCTGCTGAACCAACCCGGATTCGCGAACGCAGAGAACACGCCGCTCGCAGAGAGCAAGGTCACCCTCAGCCGCAGCGATCTCATCACGTTCCGCTAGCGCGTGCGGGCGGTGCCGACCGGGTGATAAGATAGGCGTGCGGAGGTGGTTCCATTGGAGATCGATCTCGAGAGGACAAAACGCGCGCTCGCCCAGTTCGGGTCGGCGATCGACGAAGCCAGACGGGCCGTCCGGCCGGGGCGCCCCGGGATGCTGCGCGTGCAGACCGAGGACCGGGTCATCGAGCTGCCCCTCACCTGGGCGGCGGCGGGGTTGGCCGCGCTGGCGGTCGCCACGATTCTGGGGTCGGTTCCTCTCAGGCGCGAACGGGAAGAAGAGCCCCTCGGCATCGGCTAGGCCGCCCCCCGAACAAGCAGAAGATGCGTGGGGAGGAGGGATCGATGAATTTTCAGGAACTCATCATCGCCCTCGAACGATACTGGGCGGGCTACGGATGTGTGATCGAACAACCCTATGACCTCGAAATGGGGGCCGGGACGATGCACCCGGCGACCTTTCTGAGGGCGCTCGGCCCCGAGCCGTGGAAGGTCGCCTATGTCCAGCCCAGCCGGCGGCCGACCGACGGTCGCTATGGAGAGAACCCCAATCGCCTCGGTCGGTACTTCCAGTACCAGGTCGTTCTCAAGCCGGCCCCCTCAGGGGTCCAGGATCTCTACCTCGACAGCCTCCGGGCCATTGGCCTTGAACTGCTCGACCACGACCTCCGCTTTCTGGAGGACGACTGGGAAGACCAGACGTTGGGCGCCTGGGGGCTCGGCTGGCAGGTGTTCCTCGATGGCCAGGAGATCAGTCAATTCACGTATTTCCAGCAGGTGGGAGGAATGGACGTCTCGATCGTCTCCGCCGAGTTGACGTACGGGCTGGAGCGGATCGCCCAGTTCATCCAGCGCAAAGACAGCGTCTTCGACCTCGTCTGGGCCCCCGGCGTGACGTACGGAGAGATCCGCCGCCAGGAAGAGTTCGAGCACTCGAAATACGCCTTCGAGATCGCGGACACGGCACTCCTGGGGCGGCTCTTCGACGCACACGAAGGTGAGGCGGGACGGTGCATCGATGCCCGACTCGCGTTTCCTGCGTATGAGTACGTGCTGAAGTGCTCCCACATCTTTAACCTGCTCGACGCACGGGGCGCGGTTGGAGTCGCGGAACGAGCCGTGTTGATGGGTCGCTGCCGGGTGCTCGCGCGGCGCTGCGCCGAGATCTACCTCGCCCGGCGGGAGGAGATGGGCTGGCCGCTTCGGGGCCGCGTGCATGCCGCGTAGGACGGCGGCCGCCGTCCTACGCTCCCGTCGCCTCCGTCTCGTTTTCGAGATCGGGGTCGAGGAGTTGCCCGTCGCGGCCGCGTGGGCGGGCGCGTACCAACTTCGCGAGGGCGCCGGGCCGGCGCTCCGCGCGGCGCGCATCCCGGCCGGGGACATCACCGCATACTCCACGCCGCGCCGGATCGTGCTGATCGTCGAGGACGTGGCCCCCCGGCAGGACGATCTCGTTCGCGAGGTCCGCGGTCCCGCCGCCCGCGTCGCGTTTGGGGCCGACGGCCGCCCGACCCAAGCGGCGGAGGGGTTCGCGCGCGCCCAGGGCGCGTCGCCGGAGCAACTCGTGCGGCGCACGACACCCCAGGGCGAGTACGTCTACGCGCTGACACGCGCTCCGGGAACGTCGACGATCGAGGCGCTCCGCGACACGCTGCCGGCGCTCGCCTCGGGTCTGGTGTTTCCCAAGGCGATGCGGTGGGGTTCAGAGTCGGTCCGCTTCGCGCGCCCAGTCCGCTGGGTCCTGGCACTGCTCGGGCGCGACATCGTCCCGTTTGAGTTCGCGGGCGTACGATCCGGCAGGACGACCTACGGGCATCGACTGCTGAGCGCGGGCCCTGTGCGCGTCGCAGACGCCCGCGCGTTCGAAGGAACCCTCAAGAAGCACCGGGTACTCCTCGATCCGGAGCTCCGCCGTCGCCGGATCTCTTCCGCGGCGATCCGGGCGGCCCAACGGGCCGGCGGCCGTCCGATTCTGGACGCCGCTCTCCTCGAGGAATCGGTACAGCTCCTGGAGTGGCCGGAGGCGCTCGCGGGGACGTTTGCGGAGGAGTTTCTGGCGCTCCCCCGCGAGGTGCTCATCACCGTCATGCAGCATCACCAGAAGTACTTTGCCGTCGAGGGAGCGGCGGGTCAATTGCTGCCCGCGTTCGTCGCGCTCCGGAACGGGGGGACCCGCGGCCTCCGCACCGTGCGGGAGGGGAACGAGTGGGTGCTGCGGGCCCGTCTCGCCGACGCACGCTTCTTCTTCCAGGAAGACCGGAAGCGCCCGCTGGAATCCCGGATTCCAGAGCTCGCCGGCCTCGTCGTGCACGAGAAGTTGGGGACGGTGGAGGAGAAGACCCATCGGATGGCCCGACTCGCCGCGCGTCTGGGGTCGGTGCTGCGGCTGGATCAGCGACAGGCCGCCCAATTGCACCGCGCGGCGCTCCTCAGCAAAGCCGATCTCGTCACCCATATCGTCCGCGAGCTCCCGGAGTTGCAGGGCATCGTGGGAGGCATCTACGCCCGGCTGGACGGAGAGCCCGCCCCTGTCGCGGAGGCGCTCGGCGAACAGTACCTCCCTCGGGGGACCGACCTGCCCCGCTCCGATATCGGAGCGAGCCTGGCCCTGATCGACAAGCTGGACACGTTGCTGAGCGCACTGGCCGCGGGCCTCGCGGTCAGCGGCTCCCAGGATCCGTATGGGCTTCGGCGCGCCGCCCACGGCGTCGTGGCGATCGTGCTCGACCGGCACCTCCGGGCCAATGTCCGGGATCTCGCGGCGGGGGCGCTCGACGAGAGCCATCGATCGCTCGACCCGGAGGCTCGAACGGCGGCCCTCGATGCGATGATGGATCTTCTCCGTCAGCGTCTCCGCACGGCCTTGATCGATGCCGGAATCAGCTACGACACGGTGGATGCGGCGCTCGAGGCCGGGTGCGACGATCTCGAGGATGCGGCCGTGCGCGCGCGGGCGTTGTGGACGTTCCGCCGCCATCCCGAGTTTCTGCGTTTATACACGGCGTTCGACCGCGCCCGGCGCATCCTGCCGCCCCAGTTCGAGGGCCGCCTCAGGCCCGACGCACTCGAGGAGCCGGCCGAGCAGCGTCTCCTCCGGAGCCTGGAGGAGGTCCGGCCTCGGGTGCTCGAGGCCCGGACGAAGGGACGCTACGATGAGACGTTCGCGTATCTCGCTGCGCTCGCCGGACCCGTCGATCAGTTTTTCACCGACGTGCTGGTGATGGCCGACGATGAGACGGCCCGCACCAACCGGCTCGCGCTGCTCGCCGGCGTGGTGGGGTTGGTGCGTCCGATCGCCGATCTCTCGCGCGTGGTCGTCGTTGGAGAAGGAAAGGCCTCCGGGAACTCCTAAATAGCAAAGGTTAGTCTCCACCAATAGCATGCGTTGGTCTTCACTTTGTGAGGTGACGCGAATGGCGATTCGACATCTGCCCAAGGCGGCACGGCGGCGCACGGTGTCGCGGCGGCCCGCAGGCCGGGCGACCCCCCCGAAGGGCGCCGCCCGCAAGCGGATCTGGCTCTTTGAGGAGGGCAACGCATCGATGCGGGAACTGCTCGGCGGCAAGGGCGCCGGCCTCGCCGAGATGAGCCGCGTCGGCTTGCCCGTCCCGCCCGGATTTACGATCACGACCGCGGTCTGCAACGAGTACAACGCCAGGGGACAGACCTTCCCACCGGGGCTGATGAACGAGGTGCGCCGGGCGCTCGGGTCTGTGGAGCGCAAGATGGGAAAGCGGTTTGGGGATCCCAAGAATCCGCTCCTCGTCTCGGTTCGCTCCGGCGCCAAGTTCTCGATGCCGGGGATGATGGACACCGTCCTCAACCTGGGGTTGAACGAGGAGACTCTCCGCGGGCTCGCCGCGCTCACCGGAGATGAACGGTTCGCGCAGGATGCCCACCGGAGGTTCGTGCAGATGTTCGGCAAGATCGTGTTGGGCGTCCCCGGCGAGCAGTTCGAGGAGATCATCGAGGCGCGCAAACGCCGCTCCGGCGCCAGGCTGGACACCGACCTATCGGCCGGCGACCTTGCGGGGATCGCCGCGGAGTTCAAGGCACTGATCAAGCGGCAGAAGGGGGTCGACTTCCCGACCGATCCCTGGGTCCAGCTCGAGATGGCGATCCGCGCCGTGTTCGACTCCTGGATGGGAAAGCGCGCCGTCGACTACCGGAACTTCAACAAGATCCCGCACGACCTCGGGACGGCGGTGAACGTGCAGGCGATGGTGTTCGGCAACATGGGGGGGGAGAGCGCCACCGGCGTCGCGTTTACGCGAAGTCCCGCCACCGGGGAGAAGCGCCTGTACGGAGAATACCTGCCGAACGCGCAGGGCGAGGATGTGGTCGCCGGGACTCGGACCCCGCACCCGATCGCCCAGATGGAGCGGGAGCTTCCCAACGTCTACCGTCAGTTCCAAGACGTCGCCAAGATGCTCGAACGGCACTACAAGGACATGCAGGATCTCGAATTCACGGTGGAGCGCGGAACGCTGTGGATGCTGCAGACTCGGTCCGGCAAGCGGACGGCCCAAGCCGCGGTGAAGGTCGCCGTCGATATGGTTCGCGAGAAGCTGATCGCGCGCGACGACGCGTTGCTCCGCGTTGAGCCGGAGCAGATCTACCAGCTCCTGCTCCCCCGGTTCGACCCTGAGGACAAGGGCGCGGCGGAGCGCGAGGGCAAGCTCCTCACGCGCGGCCTCAACGCGTCGCCGGGCGCGGCCACCGGGATCGCGGTGTTCGATCCGGACACCGCGGTCGAGATCGGCGCGGGAGGCCAGGCCGTGATTCTCGTCCGGCCGG
Encoded here:
- a CDS encoding glycine--tRNA ligase subunit alpha, whose amino-acid sequence is MNFQELIIALERYWAGYGCVIEQPYDLEMGAGTMHPATFLRALGPEPWKVAYVQPSRRPTDGRYGENPNRLGRYFQYQVVLKPAPSGVQDLYLDSLRAIGLELLDHDLRFLEDDWEDQTLGAWGLGWQVFLDGQEISQFTYFQQVGGMDVSIVSAELTYGLERIAQFIQRKDSVFDLVWAPGVTYGEIRRQEEFEHSKYAFEIADTALLGRLFDAHEGEAGRCIDARLAFPAYEYVLKCSHIFNLLDARGAVGVAERAVLMGRCRVLARRCAEIYLARREEMGWPLRGRVHAA
- a CDS encoding isochorismatase family cysteine hydrolase, with the protein product MLASEIRSGSRVLALCVLILAVGTPAATAQVAIPTLPPPVPVVVDGKTTAYLVLDLTSIICAPQPACQATLPAAASLLAKARQANAPVIYSETPTPGSTILAEVAPRPAEPKVTGRADKFYGTPLDDILKSKGIKILIIVGSAANGAVLYTAFGGNVRGYTVVVATDGISAAPFPMLLAQYQLLNQPGFANAENTPLAESKVTLSRSDLITFR
- the glyS gene encoding glycine--tRNA ligase subunit beta, encoding MPRRTAAAVLRSRRLRLVFEIGVEELPVAAAWAGAYQLREGAGPALRAARIPAGDITAYSTPRRIVLIVEDVAPRQDDLVREVRGPAARVAFGADGRPTQAAEGFARAQGASPEQLVRRTTPQGEYVYALTRAPGTSTIEALRDTLPALASGLVFPKAMRWGSESVRFARPVRWVLALLGRDIVPFEFAGVRSGRTTYGHRLLSAGPVRVADARAFEGTLKKHRVLLDPELRRRRISSAAIRAAQRAGGRPILDAALLEESVQLLEWPEALAGTFAEEFLALPREVLITVMQHHQKYFAVEGAAGQLLPAFVALRNGGTRGLRTVREGNEWVLRARLADARFFFQEDRKRPLESRIPELAGLVVHEKLGTVEEKTHRMARLAARLGSVLRLDQRQAAQLHRAALLSKADLVTHIVRELPELQGIVGGIYARLDGEPAPVAEALGEQYLPRGTDLPRSDIGASLALIDKLDTLLSALAAGLAVSGSQDPYGLRRAAHGVVAIVLDRHLRANVRDLAAGALDESHRSLDPEARTAALDAMMDLLRQRLRTALIDAGISYDTVDAALEAGCDDLEDAAVRARALWTFRRHPEFLRLYTAFDRARRILPPQFEGRLRPDALEEPAEQRLLRSLEEVRPRVLEARTKGRYDETFAYLAALAGPVDQFFTDVLVMADDETARTNRLALLAGVVGLVRPIADLSRVVVVGEGKASGNS